The Halobaculum sp. MBLA0143 genome includes a region encoding these proteins:
- a CDS encoding HalOD1 output domain-containing protein, producing MRDPNGARQEESTVREWDPGTELTVAVVTTVAELRGTAPDALTPLSEAIDPDAVQALFEGDGDPVVQFEYEDCVVTVDSRSIAVVPPEHRIE from the coding sequence ATGCGAGATCCGAACGGGGCCAGACAGGAGGAGTCGACCGTCCGGGAGTGGGACCCCGGGACGGAGCTGACAGTCGCGGTCGTGACGACCGTCGCCGAACTACGTGGAACGGCGCCGGACGCGTTGACGCCGCTGTCGGAGGCGATCGATCCGGACGCCGTCCAGGCGTTGTTCGAGGGCGACGGCGACCCGGTCGTCCAGTTCGAGTACGAGGACTGTGTCGTCACCGTCGACAGCCGGAGCATCGCGGTGGTACCCCCCGAACACCGGATCGAGTGA
- a CDS encoding signal peptidase I, producing the protein MSDDADTTGRLRTIANVLGTVLLVALLVPFVVYAAPSVVGADQSYTVVSGSMEPTIGAGDVVIVRQVPPDRIGAGDIVTFRHDGGRLPTTHRVVERVTQDGELYFRTKGDANEEADPQAVASDQIIGRVLVTLPFVGHVVQFGSTTAGFVSFVVAPLTLLVVTELLSVVRSDGGSGSLGTGGRDDDDDDGNGDGGGPGDDDPGDDDGSVPLRIDPTGGATGEAETTEPSGDGRADPDGDPSDDGGETEPEVEPPPRARTVEADDERAGDGTRATDGEHAARNGHATGDEHATADGHATADTDVATGEELAERGETAEGGEATGESSTDTTQAAADGGETAAAPAEVVVTRSDLRLSAAVTAAFAGYAGWVLFQTGVSAWSVGAFVAGLLAVGFVLTFYYAAGGEGGD; encoded by the coding sequence GTGAGTGACGACGCGGACACGACGGGACGGCTGCGAACGATCGCGAACGTCCTCGGGACGGTCCTCCTGGTGGCTCTCCTCGTCCCGTTCGTGGTGTACGCCGCGCCGTCGGTAGTCGGCGCAGATCAGAGCTACACGGTCGTCTCTGGGAGCATGGAGCCGACGATCGGCGCGGGCGACGTCGTGATCGTGCGACAGGTGCCGCCCGACCGGATCGGGGCGGGCGACATCGTGACGTTCCGCCACGACGGCGGGCGGCTACCGACGACACACCGGGTCGTCGAACGGGTCACACAGGACGGGGAGCTGTACTTCCGGACGAAGGGCGACGCCAACGAGGAGGCGGACCCGCAGGCGGTAGCGAGTGATCAGATAATCGGGCGCGTCCTCGTCACGCTGCCGTTCGTCGGCCACGTCGTCCAGTTCGGCTCGACGACCGCGGGGTTCGTGTCGTTCGTCGTCGCCCCGCTGACGTTGTTGGTCGTGACGGAACTGCTGTCGGTCGTCCGGAGCGACGGCGGGAGTGGCTCCCTCGGGACGGGCGGCAGGGATGACGACGACGACGACGGCAACGGCGACGGAGGCGGTCCCGGCGACGACGACCCCGGCGACGACGACGGCTCGGTGCCGCTGCGGATCGACCCGACCGGAGGAGCCACCGGCGAGGCAGAGACGACGGAGCCGAGCGGCGACGGACGGGCGGACCCGGACGGGGACCCGAGCGACGACGGCGGCGAGACGGAGCCGGAAGTCGAGCCGCCGCCGCGCGCCCGGACCGTCGAGGCAGACGACGAGCGAGCGGGAGACGGGACACGCGCCACAGACGGCGAGCACGCGGCGCGTAACGGGCACGCGACGGGCGATGAACACGCGACGGCCGACGGACACGCGACGGCCGACACGGACGTGGCCACCGGCGAGGAACTCGCGGAGCGGGGCGAGACGGCCGAAGGGGGTGAGGCGACCGGAGAGAGCAGTACGGACACGACACAGGCGGCGGCGGACGGCGGCGAGACGGCAGCGGCGCCGGCGGAGGTGGTCGTCACCCGTTCGGACCTACGGCTGTCGGCGGCGGTGACGGCGGCGTTCGCTGGCTACGCGGGTTGGGTGTTGTTCCAGACGGGTGTGTCGGCCTGGAGCGTCGGGGCGTTCGTCGCCGGGCTGTTGGCGGTCGGGTTCGTCCTGACGTTCTACTACGCCGCCGGGGGTGAGGGGGGTGACTGA